CGGCGATTGTTTTGCCGGTCTGACAGACGAAGAAATACAAGAACGGAATGCTATAAAGTTTGCCGGCAAAGCTTGTGAAAAAGGATTACGTTACGATTTGACAGTCCCTTTTGCACGTTTTGTAGTACAACACCGCAATGAAATCAGTTTTCCATTTAAACGCTATCAAATTCAACCCGTCTGGCGTGCCGACAGGCCTCAAAAAGGACGTTACCGGGAATTCTATCAATGTGACGGCGATGTAGTAGGCTCCGATTCATTATTAAATGAAGTGGAACTCATCCAAATTATGGACGAAGTGTTTAACCGTCTGGGTATTCGGGTATGTATCAAAATAAATAACCGTAAAATATTAAGTGGTATTGCGGAAATCATAGGCGAAGCAGATAAAATAATAGATATTACCATAGCAATTGATAAATTAGACAAAATCGGATTGGACAACGTAAACGAAGAACTACGTTCCAAAGGACTTTCTGAAGAGGCAATTACTAAACTCCAACCGATTATCGAATTAAAAGGTAACAATCAGGAAAAAATTGCCACGCTAAAAACACTCTTAGCAGCTTCAGAAATCGGACTAAAAGGAATAGAAGAACTGGAATTTATCCTCAAGCGAATAGAGTCGTTATCACTTTATGCTCAATTAGAACTCGATCTTACCTTAGCACGCGGACTAAATTATTATACCGGAGCTATCTTTGAAGTAAAAGCACTAGACGTTCAGATAGGAAGCATTACCGGAGGAGGACGATATGATAATTTAACAGGCGTATTCGGTATGGCAGGTGTATCAGGAGTAGGAATCTCTTTTGGTGCAGATCGAATATTCGATGTACTGAATCAATTAGATCTTTATCCGGCAGACTCGCTAAAAACTACACAACTTATGTTTGTGAATTTCGGAGAGAAAGAAGAAGCTTACCTACTTCCTATTATTTCACAAATCAGAAAAGCCGGTATTCGTACGGAGATTTACCCCGAAGCAGGAAAAATGAAAAAACAAATGAGTTATGCAGATACCAAGAAAATTCCTTTTGTAGCTTTAGTGGGCGAAAATGAAATCAACGAAAATAAAATCAATCTCAAAAATATGCTTACCGGCGAACAAAAACTGGTAACCACGGAAGAGTTGATTAAAACATTCTGCTAAAATATCCCTATTCAACTTCTTCAGGTAGTGGGATATATACATAATTTTCCTTTTGCGTCAGCAAGAGGAAAATAAGATGATTGAAAGAGCTAAATGCAGAGTTTCTGAGACACAGAACTTTTAAAGGGAGTATAATTAAAACTCCATGTCTCAGAAACTCTGCATTTATTTCTTGTCCATTGAACTTTTGATATATTCTTTTTATGCCCTTCCGCAAGCCTTGTTAAATAGATGTAATATCTAAACCCCTCTCCCCTTCCCAACGTTGTATAATAAACTTCGAAAAATATAATTCATATGGATGCAAAACAAATCGTCTTGGCTTCACGGCCGGAAGGGATGCCAACAACGGATAATTTCGCTTATCAAGATGTTATTTTACCGGAATTACAAAATAACCAAGTACTTCTAAAGTCAATTTATATTTCTGTAGATCCTTATATGAGAGGTAGGATGAAAGATAAAAAATCCTATATCGCACCTTTCCAAGTAGACCAACCCATTACAGGGAGTGTGATTGCCTTGGTAGAAGAAAGTAAAAGCCCTGATTTTCCAAAAGGAACCAAAGTGCTCGGAATGCTTCCATGGGCTACCTATTCGATTGCAGAAGCTAAAACATTACACAAAATTCCTCCTACTAATATACCGGATAGTTATTATATAGGGATCGTCGGGATGCCCGGATTGACAGCTTATTTCGGTTTGATCTTTATTTGTGAACCCCAACCAGGCGAAACAGTCGTTGTTTCCGGAGCTGCCGGTGCGGTAGGACTTATCGTAGGGCAAATAGCCAAAATTATCGGTTGCCGGGTAGTCGGTATTACCGGTTCGGACGAAAAGGCCCAATTACTGACAGGCAAATTCGGTTTTAATGAAGCGATCAATTACAAAACAGCCCCGAACCTTTCCGAAGCCATATCCAAAGCCTGCCCTCAAGGGATAGATTGTTATTTCGATAACGTAGGTGGAGATATTACGGATGCTGTAATGCAACATCTTAACATGAATGCTAGAGTCGCCGTTTGCGGACAAATCGCTTTATATAATGAAATGAATCTTTCCACCGGCTTACGTTTATTACCCTATATTTTAGAAAAAAGTGTGTTGATGAGGGGATTTCTGGTTAGCGATTATAAAGAATATTTTCCCAAAGCCTTAAATCAATTGATGGACTGGGTACAGGCCGGAAAGTTAAAATATACAGAAACTATTTTAGATGGATTCGACCGGCTCCCTGAAGCCTTTATCGGATTGTTTACCGGACAAAACACAGGAAAAATGATGGTAAGAGTATAATCTCACGATCGATCAAAAAGAAAAGTTTCAAAAAGGAAAGAAGGCGGCAGGGATAAATTCATCCCCTCGCCACCTCTCTCCTTTCATAAACTTTCCATAAATTACGGTTCGATTATAGATAACCAGCCGGCAAGTATATCCTATTATTCTTTTCAGTTAGAAGTAGTATAAAGACAATTCATCAGCACTTATCAACGGCACATTTCAGCCTTTATCATCACAATCATCTGCACAACCATCCTATTACTGAATTGAAATAAAAAGGATCTATACTCTAACCGACTGGAAATCCTGTTACCGGATAATGAATTTTCCCCATACAAGCAAGCAATAAACCAGGGAAAGACGCTAAGCCATATACCCGGTAAACATTCTTATGTTTTTCATGGTTATAGTAATCCATACTTAGTTGTTTTATAAAAAGAAAAGCGTGGGACACTGTTTATCTTCTTTTGGTGCTCTCGAGGGTCTGGACACCCGCAACCTTAAGATAGAACAGCCCCACGCCCTTTATACTTCTTCGTATAAACGAATAAGCAAGACGCGAATGCTCGTTTTATCACTTTGGTTGCTTTTGAAATTGTCCAGATCTCGAGAGCTAAGTAATACGTACGACGCTTTTCTAATAAAATCAGTTATCCTCCATTTTTTAACTGACAAAAATTTCGGAAAACCCTTGCAAATGTAGAAAAAAGCTAGTAATAATCAATAGTAGATTTTAAATTATTGCATATTTTTTAGTTAACCTTATTGTCTAATAAATCTACTAATTTAAGAACTATACATCTGACAGAGCAATCTTCCGAATTTGTACGTCATCTTATTTTATCCCATCAAAATAGAATGGAAAGAAAGAAGTTAGACTTCCAAAAAACTCCCAATAAATAATATTTTTTCACAACCACCTATACAATTCTTAATTAACTCCATACTTAAAGAATAAAAAAAACCTGTTTTTAAAAGAAAGTCCTTACCTTTAACCACGCAAAAAACATAAACAATTAAATCACATGAAAAAAGTAACATTCTGCCTGATTGGGATGCTTTGCAGTTTTATCACCTCGGCTACCGACACCTTATTTGTTCACGAACCCCAAATTCCTGTTTTAATTGACAGAAGAGATAATGTATTATTTCAACTCCGTATCGATGCTAACAAAGGAGACATTTTAAACCAGTTAAATATTGCATTCGGCAAAGAAACGAATCTGAAAGACATCAAAGCCATTAAACTCTATTACAGTGGAACAGAAGCACCTTCCCGGAAAGGAAAACATTTTACCCCGGTAACATACATTCCCCGGGATATTCCCGGAAAGACCCGGAACGCCAACCCTTCTTATTCAGTAAAAAAAGACGAAATAGCCACTCCCTCTAAAAAAAGTCTTACTTTCCATACATCGCAATCTATGCTAAAAGGTACTAACTATTTTTGGGTAAGTCTCGAAATGCAACCTACCACTTCATTAGTAACTAAAGTAAATGCTACCATCCCGGAAGCACGGATAAACAACCAACCGGTCCCTATTTATTGGAACAGCAAAGCTGACATACGCAGAATGGGGATAGGAGTACGTCATGCAGGGGACGATGGAGCAGCTGCTTATCGTATACCGGGAATAGTAACTACAAAAAAAGGATCTCTTATCGGAGTATACGATATACGTTATAACAACAGCATAGACCTTCAGGAAATGGTAGATATAGGGGTAAGCCGCAGTACCGATAAAGGACAAACATGGGACCCGATGCATGTTGCCATGACCTTCGGTGAAACCGATGGTTTGCCTCATGCCCAAAACGGTGTAGGCGACCCATCTATCTTAGTAGACCATCTAACCGGAAGGATATGGATTGTTGCCGCATGGACTCACGGAATGGGGAATGAACGTGCCTGGTGGAATTCCATGCAGGGCATGAAGCAGGATGAAACTGCTCAACTGATGATGGTTTATAGTGACGACGACGGGAAAAGCTGGAGCCAACCCATCAATATTACCGATCAGGTAAAAGACCCCTCTTGGTATTTCCTGCTAC
The genomic region above belongs to Parabacteroides pacaensis and contains:
- the hisS gene encoding histidine--tRNA ligase yields the protein MQKPSIPKGTRDFSPEEMAKRNYIFNTIREVYHLYGFQQIETPAMENLSTLMGKYGEEGDKLLFKILNSGDCFAGLTDEEIQERNAIKFAGKACEKGLRYDLTVPFARFVVQHRNEISFPFKRYQIQPVWRADRPQKGRYREFYQCDGDVVGSDSLLNEVELIQIMDEVFNRLGIRVCIKINNRKILSGIAEIIGEADKIIDITIAIDKLDKIGLDNVNEELRSKGLSEEAITKLQPIIELKGNNQEKIATLKTLLAASEIGLKGIEELEFILKRIESLSLYAQLELDLTLARGLNYYTGAIFEVKALDVQIGSITGGGRYDNLTGVFGMAGVSGVGISFGADRIFDVLNQLDLYPADSLKTTQLMFVNFGEKEEAYLLPIISQIRKAGIRTEIYPEAGKMKKQMSYADTKKIPFVALVGENEINENKINLKNMLTGEQKLVTTEELIKTFC
- a CDS encoding sialidase family protein, yielding MKKVTFCLIGMLCSFITSATDTLFVHEPQIPVLIDRRDNVLFQLRIDANKGDILNQLNIAFGKETNLKDIKAIKLYYSGTEAPSRKGKHFTPVTYIPRDIPGKTRNANPSYSVKKDEIATPSKKSLTFHTSQSMLKGTNYFWVSLEMQPTTSLVTKVNATIPEARINNQPVPIYWNSKADIRRMGIGVRHAGDDGAAAYRIPGIVTTKKGSLIGVYDIRYNNSIDLQEMVDIGVSRSTDKGQTWDPMHVAMTFGETDGLPHAQNGVGDPSILVDHLTGRIWIVAAWTHGMGNERAWWNSMQGMKQDETAQLMMVYSDDDGKSWSQPINITDQVKDPSWYFLLQGPGRGISMQDGTLVFPIQFIDSTRVPNAGIMYSQDHGTTWHIHHYARTNTTEAQVVEVEPGILMLNMRDNRGGSRAVAITKDLGKTWEEHPSSRKALQEPVCMASLIKVDAKDNNIGKKVLLFSNPNTTKGRNHITIKASLDGGLTWPEENQILLDEGEGWGYSCLTMIDKKTVGIFYEASTAHITFQAIPLKDIIKQRGKDALKK
- a CDS encoding NADP-dependent oxidoreductase translates to MDAKQIVLASRPEGMPTTDNFAYQDVILPELQNNQVLLKSIYISVDPYMRGRMKDKKSYIAPFQVDQPITGSVIALVEESKSPDFPKGTKVLGMLPWATYSIAEAKTLHKIPPTNIPDSYYIGIVGMPGLTAYFGLIFICEPQPGETVVVSGAAGAVGLIVGQIAKIIGCRVVGITGSDEKAQLLTGKFGFNEAINYKTAPNLSEAISKACPQGIDCYFDNVGGDITDAVMQHLNMNARVAVCGQIALYNEMNLSTGLRLLPYILEKSVLMRGFLVSDYKEYFPKALNQLMDWVQAGKLKYTETILDGFDRLPEAFIGLFTGQNTGKMMVRV